One Streptomyces sp. B21-105 genomic region harbors:
- a CDS encoding primosomal protein N' — MSSENGQGGGGAAGEGAPPEQLALIRESVRQAKAPRAKPRTWRGAALAEELPVARVLVDKGVLHLDRYFDYAVPAELDADAQPGVRVRVRFGAGRGRVREGRREGGGLIDGFLIERRAASDYSGPLAALAQVVSPERVLSQELLGLARAVADRYAGSLADVLQLAVPPRNARAEQRPSPAPLPPPAPPAPGSWERYERGGAFLESLASGGSPRAVWNALPGPEWSDELARAVAATLASGRGALVVVPDGRAAARVDAALTASLGEGRHALLTADAGPEKRYREWLAVRRGSVRAVVGTRAAMFAPVQDLGLLALWDDGDDSHSELHAPQPHAREVLLLRAAQDRCGFLMGGWSCTVEGAQLVESGWARPLVATREQVRRTAPLVRTVGDQDLARDEAARAARLPTLAWQAVREGLKDGPVLVQVPRRGYVPRMACAQCRAAARCRHCSGPLEARDGGGVGGALWCGWCGREEGAWHCPECGSFRLRAQVVGARRTAEELGRAFPAVPVRTSGREHVLDTVPGAPALVVSTPGAEPVAEGGYTAALLLDGWAMLGRPDLRAGEDALRRWIAAAALVRPQGGGGTVVVVAEPTLRPVQALVRWDPVGHAVRELAERAELGFPPVSRMAAVSGTSEAVTAFLAAVDLPGQAEVLGPVPVPAAPAGRPRRPGAPPPGEQWERALIRVPPGSGAALAAALKAAQAARMARTGGAGRSGRGAEEAVRVRIDPPDIG, encoded by the coding sequence GTGAGCAGCGAGAACGGGCAGGGGGGCGGTGGTGCGGCCGGGGAGGGCGCGCCGCCGGAGCAGCTCGCGCTGATCCGGGAGAGCGTCCGGCAGGCCAAGGCGCCGCGGGCCAAGCCCCGGACCTGGCGGGGTGCCGCGCTCGCCGAGGAGTTGCCGGTCGCTCGGGTGCTCGTCGACAAGGGCGTGCTGCATCTGGACCGGTACTTCGACTATGCGGTGCCGGCCGAACTCGACGCCGACGCACAGCCGGGGGTGCGGGTGCGGGTCCGCTTCGGCGCGGGGCGCGGGCGGGTGCGGGAGGGCCGCCGCGAGGGCGGGGGCCTCATCGACGGGTTCCTCATCGAGCGGCGTGCCGCGTCCGACTACTCCGGGCCGCTCGCGGCGCTCGCCCAGGTGGTGTCGCCGGAGCGGGTGCTGAGCCAGGAGCTGCTGGGGCTGGCGCGGGCCGTCGCCGACCGGTACGCCGGGAGCCTGGCCGACGTGCTGCAGCTCGCCGTCCCGCCGCGCAACGCCCGGGCCGAGCAGCGGCCGTCCCCCGCGCCGTTGCCGCCGCCCGCACCCCCGGCCCCCGGCTCCTGGGAGCGGTACGAGCGAGGGGGCGCGTTTCTCGAGTCCCTGGCTTCCGGCGGATCTCCGCGCGCAGTGTGGAACGCGCTGCCCGGGCCCGAGTGGAGCGATGAGCTGGCGCGGGCGGTCGCCGCGACGCTCGCCTCGGGGCGCGGCGCGCTGGTCGTCGTCCCCGACGGGCGGGCGGCCGCCCGGGTCGACGCGGCGCTGACGGCCTCGCTCGGGGAGGGGCGGCACGCGCTGCTCACCGCGGACGCCGGTCCCGAGAAGCGGTACCGGGAGTGGCTCGCCGTGCGGCGCGGGTCCGTGCGGGCGGTCGTCGGGACCCGCGCCGCGATGTTCGCGCCGGTCCAGGACCTCGGCCTGCTCGCCCTGTGGGACGACGGGGACGACAGCCACAGCGAGCTGCACGCGCCGCAGCCCCATGCGCGGGAGGTGCTGTTGCTGAGGGCGGCTCAGGACCGGTGCGGCTTCCTGATGGGGGGCTGGAGCTGCACCGTGGAGGGCGCTCAACTCGTAGAGAGCGGGTGGGCCCGGCCGCTGGTCGCCACCAGGGAGCAGGTGCGCCGCACCGCCCCGCTGGTGCGGACCGTGGGCGACCAGGATCTCGCCCGGGACGAGGCGGCCCGGGCCGCCCGGCTGCCCACCCTTGCCTGGCAGGCGGTTCGGGAGGGTCTGAAGGACGGGCCGGTACTCGTCCAGGTGCCCCGACGCGGGTACGTGCCGCGGATGGCCTGTGCGCAGTGCCGGGCCGCCGCCAGGTGCCGGCACTGTTCTGGACCGCTCGAGGCGCGGGACGGCGGCGGCGTGGGCGGCGCGCTGTGGTGCGGCTGGTGCGGGCGCGAGGAGGGCGCCTGGCACTGTCCCGAGTGCGGCTCGTTCCGGCTGCGGGCCCAGGTCGTGGGCGCGCGGCGGACGGCGGAGGAGCTGGGGAGGGCGTTCCCCGCCGTTCCGGTGCGCACATCGGGGCGTGAGCATGTGCTGGACACCGTGCCGGGGGCGCCTGCGCTCGTGGTGTCCACCCCCGGTGCCGAGCCGGTCGCCGAGGGCGGGTACACGGCGGCCCTGCTGCTGGACGGCTGGGCCATGCTGGGTCGGCCCGACCTGCGGGCCGGGGAGGACGCGCTGCGCCGCTGGATCGCCGCCGCCGCCCTGGTGCGGCCGCAGGGCGGAGGGGGGACGGTGGTCGTCGTGGCAGAGCCGACGTTGCGGCCGGTGCAGGCGCTGGTGCGCTGGGATCCCGTGGGACACGCGGTGCGGGAGCTCGCCGAGCGGGCCGAGCTGGGTTTCCCGCCGGTGTCGCGGATGGCGGCGGTGTCGGGGACGTCGGAGGCGGTGACCGCGTTCCTCGCCGCGGTCGACCTGCCCGGCCAGGCGGAGGTGCTGGGGCCGGTCCCGGTTCCGGCCGCACCCGCGGGGCGGCCCCGCCGTCCGGGGGCGCCGCCGCCCGGGGAGCAGTGGGAGCGGGCGCTGATCCGGGTGCCGCCGGGCAGTGGAGCCGCTCTGGCGGCCGCGTTGAAGGCGGCGCAGGCGGCAAGGATGGCCCGGACGGGCGGAGCGGGGCGTTCCGGGCGGGGCGCGGAAGAGGCCGTGCGGGTACGGATCGATCCGCCGGACATCGGGTGA
- a CDS encoding RsmB/NOP family class I SAM-dependent RNA methyltransferase, with protein MSEQPHRPRKPGKPYRRPQKDPVRLLAFEALRAVDERDAYANLVLPPLLRKAREKEGPEKFDGRDAALATELVYGTLRRQGTYDAVISACVDRPLREVDPPVLDVLSLGVHQLLGTRIPTHAAVSASVDLARVVLGDGRAKFVNAVLRKVAQHDLDEWIEKVAPPYDDDPEDHLAVVHSHPRWVVSALWDSLGGGRAGIEDLLEADNERPEVTLVARPGRATTEELLRQDAAVAGRWSPYAVRLTEGGEPGAIDAVRDGRAGVQDEGSQLVALALAAAPLDGPDTKWLDGCAGPGGKAALLAALAAERGAVLLAAEKQPHRAGLVAKALAGNPGPSQVIAADGTRPPWRPGSFDRVLMDVPCTGLGALRRRPEARWRRRPEDLDGFAPLQRGLLRTALESVRVGGVVGYATCSPHLAETRAVVSDVLKQYPQAELIDARPLLPGVPALGEGPDVQLWPHLHGTDAMYLALIRKTG; from the coding sequence GTGAGCGAGCAGCCCCACCGTCCCCGTAAGCCGGGAAAGCCCTACCGCCGGCCCCAGAAGGACCCCGTCCGTCTGCTGGCCTTCGAGGCCCTGCGTGCCGTGGACGAACGGGACGCGTACGCCAACCTCGTGCTGCCGCCGCTGCTGCGCAAGGCACGCGAGAAGGAGGGGCCCGAGAAGTTCGACGGGCGTGACGCGGCGCTCGCCACCGAGCTGGTCTACGGCACGCTGCGCCGCCAGGGCACGTACGACGCCGTCATCTCCGCGTGCGTCGACCGGCCGTTGCGTGAGGTCGATCCGCCGGTCCTCGACGTCCTGAGCCTCGGTGTGCACCAGCTGCTGGGGACGCGCATCCCGACCCACGCGGCCGTGTCCGCCTCCGTGGACCTCGCCCGGGTCGTGCTCGGCGACGGGCGCGCCAAGTTCGTCAATGCCGTGCTGCGCAAGGTCGCCCAGCACGATCTGGACGAGTGGATCGAGAAGGTCGCACCGCCCTACGACGACGACCCCGAGGACCACCTCGCCGTCGTGCACTCGCACCCGCGCTGGGTGGTCTCCGCGCTGTGGGACTCCCTGGGCGGCGGGCGGGCCGGCATCGAGGACCTGCTGGAGGCCGACAACGAGCGGCCCGAGGTGACGCTCGTCGCCCGCCCCGGGCGCGCCACGACCGAGGAGCTGCTCCGGCAGGACGCGGCGGTCGCCGGGCGCTGGTCGCCGTACGCCGTGCGGCTCACCGAGGGCGGCGAGCCCGGCGCCATCGACGCCGTACGGGACGGGCGGGCGGGGGTGCAGGACGAGGGCAGCCAGCTCGTGGCTCTCGCCCTGGCCGCCGCGCCGCTCGACGGTCCCGACACGAAGTGGCTGGACGGCTGTGCCGGCCCCGGCGGCAAGGCCGCGCTGCTCGCCGCTCTCGCCGCCGAGCGGGGGGCCGTCCTGCTCGCCGCCGAGAAGCAGCCGCACCGGGCGGGGCTGGTCGCCAAGGCGCTGGCCGGCAATCCCGGGCCCAGTCAGGTCATCGCCGCCGACGGCACGCGTCCGCCGTGGCGGCCCGGGTCCTTCGACCGGGTGCTGATGGACGTGCCGTGCACGGGTCTGGGCGCGCTGCGCAGGCGGCCGGAGGCGCGGTGGCGGCGCCGGCCGGAGGACCTCGACGGGTTCGCCCCGCTGCAGCGCGGGCTGCTGCGGACCGCGCTGGAGTCCGTCCGGGTCGGGGGCGTCGTCGGGTACGCCACCTGCTCGCCGCATCTGGCCGAGACCCGGGCCGTGGTCTCCGACGTCCTCAAGCAGTACCCGCAGGCCGAGCTGATCGACGCGCGGCCGCTGCTGCCGGGCGTGCCGGCGCTGGGCGAGGGACCGGACGTCCAGCTGTGGCCGCATCTGCACGGCACCGACGCCATGTACCTGGCCCTGATCAGGAAGACCGGCTGA
- the rpoZ gene encoding DNA-directed RNA polymerase subunit omega codes for MSSSISAPEGIINPPIDELLEATDSKYSLVIYAAKRARQINAYYSQLGEGLLEYVGPLVDTHVHEKPLSIALREINAGLLTSEAVEGPAQ; via the coding sequence GTGTCCTCTTCCATCTCCGCGCCCGAGGGCATCATCAACCCGCCGATCGACGAGCTCCTCGAGGCCACCGACTCGAAGTACAGCCTCGTGATCTACGCGGCCAAGCGGGCGCGCCAGATCAACGCGTACTACTCGCAGCTCGGCGAGGGCCTCCTCGAGTACGTCGGTCCGCTCGTCGACACCCACGTCCACGAGAAGCCGCTGTCGATCGCCCTCCGCGAGATCAACGCCGGTCTGCTGACGTCCGAGGCCGTCGAGGGCCCTGCGCAGTAG
- the coaBC gene encoding bifunctional phosphopantothenoylcysteine decarboxylase/phosphopantothenate--cysteine ligase CoaBC, with protein MDKPKVVLGVSGGIAAYKTCELLRRLTESGHDVRVVPTASALHFVGAATWSALSGHPVSTEVWDDVHEVPHVRIGQHADLVVVAPATADVLAKAAHGLADDLLTNTLLTARCPVVFAPAMHTEMWEHPATQENVATLRRRGALVIEPAVGRLTGVDTGKGRLPDPAEIFEVCRRVLARGVQEPDLAGRHVVISAGGTREPLDPVRFLGNRSSGKQGYALARTAAARGARVTLIAANAHLADPAGVDVVPVGTAVQLREAVLKAAADADAVVMAAAVADFRPQNYAAGKIKKKDGQEPDPVVLVRNPDILAELSADRARPNQVVVGFAAETDDVLANGRTKLRRKGCDLLVVNEVGERRTFGSEENEAVVLGADGSETPVAHGPKEALADIVWDLVAQRLS; from the coding sequence GTGGACAAGCCGAAGGTCGTTCTGGGGGTCAGCGGCGGCATCGCCGCGTACAAGACCTGCGAGCTGCTGCGCAGACTGACGGAGTCGGGCCATGACGTGCGGGTCGTGCCCACCGCCTCCGCGCTGCACTTCGTCGGCGCCGCCACCTGGTCCGCCCTCTCCGGCCACCCCGTCTCCACGGAGGTCTGGGACGACGTCCACGAGGTGCCGCACGTCCGCATCGGCCAGCACGCCGACCTGGTGGTCGTCGCCCCCGCCACGGCGGACGTGCTCGCCAAGGCCGCGCACGGCCTCGCCGACGACCTCCTCACCAACACCCTCCTCACCGCCCGCTGCCCGGTCGTCTTCGCGCCCGCGATGCACACCGAGATGTGGGAGCACCCGGCCACCCAGGAGAACGTGGCGACCCTGCGCCGCCGGGGCGCCCTCGTGATCGAGCCGGCAGTCGGACGCCTCACCGGCGTCGACACCGGCAAGGGCCGGCTGCCCGACCCGGCAGAGATCTTCGAGGTCTGCCGCCGGGTGCTGGCCCGAGGGGTGCAGGAGCCCGATCTGGCCGGCCGGCACGTCGTGATCAGCGCCGGCGGCACCCGCGAGCCCCTCGACCCGGTCCGCTTCCTCGGCAACCGCTCCTCCGGCAAGCAGGGATACGCCCTGGCCCGCACCGCCGCCGCTCGCGGCGCCCGCGTCACGCTCATAGCGGCCAACGCCCATCTGGCCGATCCCGCGGGGGTCGACGTGGTCCCGGTCGGCACGGCCGTGCAGCTGCGGGAGGCGGTCCTGAAGGCCGCGGCCGACGCCGACGCGGTCGTCATGGCCGCCGCGGTGGCCGACTTCCGGCCGCAGAACTACGCGGCCGGCAAGATCAAGAAGAAGGACGGTCAGGAGCCCGACCCCGTCGTCCTGGTGCGAAATCCGGACATCCTCGCGGAGCTGTCCGCCGACCGGGCGCGCCCCAACCAGGTGGTTGTCGGCTTCGCCGCCGAGACCGACGACGTCCTGGCGAACGGCCGGACGAAGCTGCGGCGCAAAGGCTGCGACCTGCTCGTGGTGAACGAGGTGGGGGAGCGCAGGACGTTCGGCTCCGAGGAGAACGAGGCCGTCGTGCTGGGGGCCGACGGCAGTGAAACCCCCGTGGCCCACGGGCCGAAGGAGGCCCTGGCCGACATCGTGTGGGACCTGGTGGCACAGCGCCTGAGCTGA
- the metK gene encoding methionine adenosyltransferase yields the protein MSRRLFTSESVTEGHPDKIADQISDTILDALLREDPASRVAVETLITTGLVHVAGEVTTKAYAPIPQLVRDKILEIGYDSSKKGFDGASCGVSVSIGAQSADIAQGVDTAYETRVEGDEDELDRQGAGDQGLMFGYASDETPTLMPLPIFLAHRLSKRLSDVRKNGTIPYLRPDGKTQVTIEYDGDKAVRLDTVVVSSQHASDIDLDSLLAPDIREFVVEPELKALLDEGIKLDTENYRLLVNPTGRFEIGGPMGDAGLTGRKIIIDTYGGFARHGGGAFSGKDPSKVDRSAAYAMRWVAKNVVAAGLAARCEVQVAYAIGKAEPVGLFVETFGTAKIDVEKIEKAIDDVFDLRPAAIIRDLDLLRPIYAQTAAYGHFGRELPDFTWERTDRVDALREAAGL from the coding sequence GTGTCCCGTCGCCTGTTCACTTCGGAGTCTGTGACCGAGGGTCACCCCGACAAGATCGCTGACCAGATCAGCGACACCATCCTCGACGCCCTGCTGCGTGAGGACCCGGCCTCCCGGGTCGCCGTCGAGACCCTGATCACGACCGGTCTGGTGCACGTGGCCGGCGAGGTCACCACCAAGGCCTACGCGCCGATCCCCCAGCTCGTGCGCGACAAGATCCTCGAGATCGGATACGACTCCTCCAAGAAGGGCTTCGACGGCGCCTCCTGCGGCGTCTCGGTGTCCATCGGCGCGCAGTCCGCGGACATCGCCCAGGGCGTCGACACGGCGTACGAGACCCGCGTCGAAGGCGACGAGGACGAGCTGGACCGCCAGGGCGCCGGCGACCAGGGCCTGATGTTCGGCTACGCCTCCGACGAGACGCCGACCCTGATGCCGCTGCCGATCTTCCTCGCCCACCGCCTGTCGAAGCGCCTGTCGGACGTACGCAAGAACGGGACCATCCCCTACCTGCGCCCCGACGGCAAGACCCAGGTCACCATCGAGTACGACGGTGACAAGGCGGTCCGTCTGGACACCGTCGTCGTCTCCTCGCAGCACGCGTCCGACATCGACCTGGACTCGCTGCTGGCCCCCGACATCCGCGAGTTCGTCGTGGAGCCGGAGCTGAAGGCGCTCCTCGACGAGGGCATCAAGCTCGACACCGAGAACTACCGCCTGCTGGTGAACCCCACCGGACGCTTCGAGATCGGCGGCCCGATGGGCGACGCCGGCCTCACCGGCCGCAAGATCATCATCGACACCTACGGCGGCTTCGCCCGCCACGGCGGCGGCGCCTTCTCCGGCAAGGACCCGTCCAAGGTCGACCGCTCGGCCGCGTACGCGATGCGCTGGGTCGCGAAGAACGTGGTCGCGGCGGGTCTCGCGGCCCGCTGCGAGGTCCAGGTCGCCTACGCGATCGGCAAGGCCGAGCCGGTCGGCCTGTTCGTCGAGACCTTCGGCACGGCGAAGATCGACGTCGAGAAGATCGAGAAGGCCATCGACGACGTCTTCGACCTCCGTCCGGCCGCGATCATCCGCGATCTCGACCTGCTGCGCCCGATCTACGCCCAGACCGCCGCGTACGGCCACTTCGGCCGTGAGCTGCCCGACTTCACCTGGGAGCGCACGGACCGCGTCGACGCGCTGCGTGAGGCCGCCGGTCTGTAG
- the fmt gene encoding methionyl-tRNA formyltransferase, which translates to MKLVFAGTPEVAVPALDALIASGRHEVAAVVTRPDAPSGRGRRLVASPVAQRAEEAGIEVLKPVKPRDPEFLDRLRQIAPDCCPVVAYGALLPRVALDIPARGWVNLHFSLLPAWRGAAPVQHAVMAGDEITGASTFLIEEGLDSGPLYGTITEEIRPTDTSGDLLTRLAFAGSGLLAATMDGIEDGTLKAVPQPGDGITLAPKITVEDAQVDWATPALRVDRVVRGCTPAPGAWTTFRGERLKLIQVRPVPERTDLAPGALAVGKNSVHVGTGSYAVELLWVQAQGKKPMRAADWARGVRIGDDEAVGA; encoded by the coding sequence ATGAAGCTCGTCTTCGCCGGTACCCCCGAGGTCGCCGTTCCCGCCCTGGACGCTCTCATCGCCTCCGGGCGGCACGAGGTGGCCGCTGTCGTCACGCGGCCCGACGCGCCGTCCGGGCGGGGACGCAGGCTGGTCGCCTCGCCCGTGGCCCAGCGGGCCGAGGAGGCAGGCATCGAGGTGCTGAAGCCCGTCAAGCCGCGGGATCCGGAGTTCCTGGACCGGTTGCGGCAGATCGCGCCCGACTGCTGCCCGGTCGTGGCCTACGGGGCGTTGCTGCCCCGGGTGGCGCTGGACATCCCGGCGCGGGGATGGGTCAACCTGCACTTCTCGCTGCTGCCCGCCTGGCGTGGCGCCGCTCCGGTGCAGCACGCCGTCATGGCCGGGGACGAGATCACCGGCGCCTCCACCTTCCTCATCGAGGAGGGGCTCGACTCCGGGCCGCTGTACGGGACGATCACGGAGGAGATCCGACCCACCGACACCAGTGGCGACCTGCTCACCCGGCTCGCCTTCGCCGGGAGCGGACTGCTCGCGGCGACCATGGACGGCATCGAGGACGGCACCCTGAAGGCCGTGCCGCAGCCCGGTGACGGCATCACCCTCGCGCCGAAGATCACCGTGGAGGACGCCCAGGTCGACTGGGCCACGCCGGCCCTGCGCGTCGACCGTGTGGTGCGGGGCTGCACCCCGGCCCCCGGCGCGTGGACCACGTTCCGCGGCGAGCGGCTCAAGCTCATCCAGGTCCGGCCCGTTCCCGAGCGGACCGACCTCGCTCCTGGGGCGCTCGCCGTCGGCAAGAACAGCGTGCACGTCGGCACCGGTTCGTACGCCGTCGAGCTGCTGTGGGTGCAGGCGCAGGGGAAGAAGCCGATGCGGGCCGCCGACTGGGCGCGGGGCGTCCGGATCGGGGACGACGAGGCCGTCGGGGCGTAG